In a single window of the Thermodesulfobacteriota bacterium genome:
- a CDS encoding dihydrofolate reductase family protein yields the protein IKAGVVDKVLFFLSPMLLGGDAIPAVGEMGIRKIAGGISLKGLEMKKIGRDILVEGKLTACR from the coding sequence GATAAAGGCCGGGGTTGTGGATAAGGTGCTATTTTTTCTTTCTCCTATGCTGCTCGGCGGTGACGCCATCCCGGCAGTGGGGGAGATGGGGATTCGGAAGATCGCCGGGGGAATCAGCCTGAAAGGGCTTGAGATGAAGAAAATAGGGCGGGATATACTGGTAGAGGGGAAGCTAACTGCCTGCCGTTGA